One region of Dysidea avara chromosome 1, odDysAvar1.4, whole genome shotgun sequence genomic DNA includes:
- the LOC136247222 gene encoding E3 SUMO-protein ligase ZBED1-like yields MALREASSSSGNNCKDIGDSSTGNVRGHDDTTGRKVSDVWKHFSKSADKRKAVCSICDKELSYSGGTTNLRDHLEAKHSVKYSTTSKPTTSCTTMDDFVKRMKCSEARAKNITDRVSQMIVQDLRPIRIVECEGFRTLLSYLEPGYTLPSRKNFVSDINHKFETCKDKLKTRLEAEAPCVSITTDIWTSMATEAYMTVTVHYIDASWKMQNFVLETVSFPERHTGVNIAEKLKEITERWGILRYVLTVSHDQAANMEAAVRILTDEYNWQSVPCVAHRLQLCVLAGLNISAIDRLIAAAKKIVSHFSHSVVATVALKEKQDQMKIDAQKLVNSCATRWNSTYEMLKRLLKLRWPVIAVLSDESVTKRSDRYLDLKTEQWKLVEDLVPVLEQFSVATTFFSYEENVSISSVFAIVYGLLDHLELPREESSSDSKVIREFKETVATQLIERFELTSLHSAHPMLMGSLLDPRFKHITLSKYKEESEARKLKQSLKELMEMYTSEDSVGSFSPATPKKTKIDCFGQATWP; encoded by the coding sequence ATGGCGTTACGAGAAGCCAGCAGTAGTTCGGGTAATAACTGCAAAGACATTGGCGATTCGAGCACTGGAAACGTAAGAGGACACGACGATACTACTGGAAGGAAAGTGTCAGACGTCTGGAAACACTTTAGTAAATCTGCGGACAAAAGAAAAGCTGTCTGTTCAATTTGTGACAAAGAACTCTCGTACTCGGGAGGAACAACAAATCTACGAGACCATTTGGAGGCAAAGCATTCAGTTAAGTATTCCACCACGAGCAAGCCAACAACTTCGTGTACAACGATGGACGATTTTGTGAAGCGAATGAAATGCAGCGAAGCTCGTGCGAAGAACATTACTGACAGAGTGAGCCAGATGATAGTGCAAGATTTACGGCCAATTAGGATTGTCGAATGTGAAGGGTTCAGAACTCTTTTAAGTTATTTGGAACCAGGTTACACTTTACCCAGCCGTAAGAATTTCGTGAGTGACATAAACCACAAATTCGAGACATGCAAAGATAAACTGAAAACTCGCCTGGAAGCGGAAGCTCCTTGTGTATCTATAACCACTGACATTTGGACTAGTATGGCCACTGAAGCATACATGACAGTGACTGTTCATTACATTGATGCAAGCTGGAAAATGCAGAATTTTGTGCTAGAAACAGTTTCATTTCCTGAGAGACACACTGGAGTGAACATTGCCGAGAAACTGAAAGAGATAACTGAGAGGTGGGGAATTCTTCGTTATGTTTTGACAGTCAGTCATGACCAGGCAGCCAATATGGAAGCTGCTGTGCGTATCTTGACAGATGAATACAATTGGCAGAGTGTTCCATGTGTAGCCCATAGGCTACAGTTGTGTGTTTTGGCTGGATTAAACATCAGTGCTATTGACAGACTAATAGCAGCTGCTAAGAAGATTGTTAGTCATTTCAGCCACAGTGTGGTAGCAACAGTAGCCCTGAAAGAAAAGCAGGATCAAATGAAAATTGATGCACAGAAGCTAGTCAATAGCTGTGCCACCAGATGGAATTCCACATACGAAATGCTTAAACGTCTGTTAAAGCTCCGTTGGCCTGTAATTGCAGTGCTATCTGACGAATCAgtaacaaaaagaagtgaccgTTACTTGGATCTCAAGACTGAACAATGGAAGCTTGTTGAGGATCTTGTGCCTGTTCTTGAGCAATTCAGTGTCGCCACTACATTTTTTAGTTATGAAGAAAATGTTTCTATTTCTTCAGTATTTGCCATTGTATATGGCTTACTTGATCACCTCGAATTGCCCAGAGAGGAGTCATCATCTGACTCTAAAGTGATTAGAGAATTCAAGGAAACTGTGGCAACACAATTAATAGAGAGATTTGAGTTGACATCGCTGCATTCAGCACATCCTATGTTGATGGGATCACTACTTGATCCTCGGTTTAAACACATTACTTTGTCAAAATACAAAGAGGAAAGTGAAGCTAGGAAACTTAAGCAATCTCTCAAAGAATTGATGGAGATGTACACAAGTGAGGACAGTGTTGGTTCTTTTTCTCCTGCCAcaccaaaaaaaacaaaaattgACTGCTTTGGACAAGCTACTTGGCCCTGA
- the LOC136250738 gene encoding uncharacterized protein: protein MVPSPNDLAVSLKFVDYRPVVTITWNVSSLSHNLTKVEALNVSLTGEDDMTTTFQVSPNTTTFQVSHDMTSVDNVSRHLDVGTDFIISVCSVNSVGCSETVSTSLAVR, encoded by the exons ATGG TACCTTCTCCAAATGATTTGGCAGTCAGCTTGAAGTTTGTTGATTACAGGCCTGTTGTTACCATAACTTGGAAT GTATCATCATTGTCACATAACTTGACTAAGGTGGAGGCCTTAAATGTCTCTTTGACTGGTGAAGATGATATGACAACTACCTTCCAAGTATCACCTAATACAACTACCTTCCAAGTGTCACATGATATGACATCGGTTGATAATGTTTCCAGACATCTTGATGTTGGAACAGATTTCATCATTTCTGTTTGTAGTGTGAACAGTGTGGGATGTAGTGAGACAGTTAGTACTTCATtag CTGTACGATAG